One window from the genome of Sulfurimonas hongkongensis encodes:
- the ccoN gene encoding cytochrome-c oxidase, cbb3-type subunit I, protein MENRPLEYDYTVTKMFMFTTIALGIVGMLIGVILAFQLAFPGLNLMLGEGLAEYTNFSRLRPLHTDAVIFGFTLSGVFATWYYVGQRVLKVSMAESRLLMLLGKLHFWLYLITVVAVVVSLFAGVTTSKEYAEFEWPIDIAIVIVWVIFGLSMFGLIGIRREKSLYISVWYYIATFLGIAMLYLFNNMEIPTMLASAPDGSHVGGNWWHSISMYAGTNDALVQWWYGHNAVAFGFTVPIIAMIYYFLPKESGQAIYSYKLSLLSFWGLMFVYLWAGGHHLLYSTVPDWVQTMGSIFSIILILPSWGSAINMLLTMKGEWQQVAASPLIKFMVLASTFYMFSTLEGPIQAIKSVNAIAHFTDWIVGHVHDGVLGWVGFMIMAALFHMAPRVFKREIYSKSLMTAQFWIQTLGVVLYFTSMWIAGITQGMMWRAHDEFGNLAYSFIDTVTVLHPYYTIRGVGGLLYLVGFLMFTYNIYKTMSARPIEESELQSASPMGA, encoded by the coding sequence ATGGAGAATCGTCCATTAGAGTACGACTATACGGTTACGAAGATGTTCATGTTTACAACAATTGCTCTAGGAATTGTTGGTATGCTCATCGGTGTAATTTTAGCATTTCAACTCGCATTTCCAGGGTTAAACCTGATGTTAGGTGAAGGTCTTGCAGAATACACAAACTTTAGTCGTCTTCGTCCGCTGCATACTGATGCAGTTATTTTCGGGTTTACACTTAGTGGTGTTTTTGCTACTTGGTATTATGTTGGTCAGCGTGTATTAAAAGTATCAATGGCAGAGTCAAGATTGTTGATGCTTCTAGGCAAGTTACACTTCTGGTTATACTTGATAACTGTTGTAGCAGTAGTTGTCTCACTGTTTGCAGGGGTTACTACTTCAAAAGAGTATGCTGAGTTTGAATGGCCTATCGATATTGCAATCGTTATAGTATGGGTTATTTTTGGTCTTAGTATGTTTGGTCTTATCGGTATCCGCCGTGAAAAATCGCTCTATATTTCTGTTTGGTACTATATAGCTACTTTTCTTGGTATTGCCATGCTTTATCTATTTAACAATATGGAAATTCCAACAATGTTGGCATCTGCGCCTGATGGAAGTCATGTAGGCGGTAACTGGTGGCACTCTATATCTATGTATGCTGGTACAAATGATGCACTAGTTCAATGGTGGTATGGTCATAATGCAGTTGCATTTGGTTTTACTGTTCCTATTATTGCGATGATTTACTACTTCTTACCAAAAGAGTCTGGTCAAGCTATCTATTCATATAAGTTATCATTACTCTCTTTTTGGGGATTAATGTTTGTATATTTATGGGCTGGTGGACACCATTTACTCTACTCAACTGTCCCAGATTGGGTACAGACTATGGGCTCAATCTTCTCTATTATCTTGATTTTACCTTCATGGGGATCAGCGATAAATATGCTTCTTACAATGAAGGGTGAATGGCAACAAGTTGCAGCGTCACCACTTATTAAGTTTATGGTTTTAGCTTCTACATTCTACATGTTCTCAACGTTAGAGGGACCTATTCAAGCTATCAAATCAGTTAATGCTATAGCACACTTTACAGACTGGATTGTTGGTCACGTTCATGATGGTGTTTTAGGATGGGTTGGCTTTATGATTATGGCTGCACTTTTTCATATGGCTCCTCGTGTATTTAAGCGTGAGATCTACTCAAAAAGCCTTATGACCGCACAGTTTTGGATTCAAACGCTAGGTGTTGTTCTGTACTTCACTTCTATGTGGATTGCAGGTATTACTCAAGGTATGATGTGGCGTGCTCACGATGAGTTTGGTAACTTAGCTTACTCATTTATCGATACTGTTACTGTATTACATCCTTATTACACTATTCGTGGTGTTGGTGGATTGTTATATTTAGTTGGTTTTTTAATGTTTACTTATAACATATACAAAACTATGTCTGCTCGTCCTATTGAAGAATCTGAGCTACAATCTGCATCGCCTATGGGCGCATAG
- the ccoO gene encoding cytochrome-c oxidase, cbb3-type subunit II has translation MFHWLEKHPFFFSVGVFLVIAFAGVIEILPNFAQASRPVIGTKPYSILETTGRQVYIKNSCNACHSQLIRPFKSETDRYGHYSLSGEYAYDRPFLWGSKRTGPDLMRVGNYRTTDWHENHMKDPAGVVPGSVMPAYRWMYTNIADVPTAYAEQLTNAQFFSVPYNEPIPMKDGSTEVVKMANSVTEAHAMALAEAKEIAADMKDQNIKDAVARGEIPEIVALIAYLNSLK, from the coding sequence ATGTTTCATTGGTTAGAAAAGCATCCGTTCTTTTTCTCGGTAGGTGTGTTCTTAGTAATTGCTTTTGCGGGAGTGATTGAAATTCTTCCAAATTTTGCTCAAGCTTCACGTCCTGTTATAGGAACTAAGCCATATTCAATACTCGAGACTACAGGTCGCCAAGTTTATATAAAAAATAGTTGTAATGCTTGTCATTCACAGCTCATTCGTCCATTTAAATCAGAGACTGACCGTTATGGTCACTACTCTTTAAGTGGTGAGTATGCATATGATAGACCATTTTTATGGGGTTCTAAAAGAACTGGGCCAGATTTAATGCGTGTGGGTAACTACCGTACTACAGATTGGCATGAAAATCATATGAAAGATCCAGCTGGTGTTGTTCCAGGATCTGTTATGCCTGCGTATCGTTGGATGTATACTAATATAGCTGATGTTCCAACAGCATATGCTGAACAATTAACAAATGCACAGTTCTTTTCAGTTCCTTACAACGAACCTATTCCTATGAAAGATGGAAGTACAGAAGTTGTTAAGATGGCTAATAGCGTAACTGAAGCACATGCAATGGCTTTAGCTGAGGCAAAAGAGATTGCAGCTGATATGAAAGATCAAAATATTAAAGATGCAGTTGCTCGTGGTGAGATCCCTGAGATAGTAGCTTTAATTGCATATCTTAATAGTCTTAAATAA
- a CDS encoding cytochrome c oxidase, cbb3-type, CcoQ subunit, which produces MNIAELQAYGYFALIVFLAVGLYGYIYHLYSKKKNADGVDYEQYSNMALHDEIDDTPVASVSDDKKK; this is translated from the coding sequence GTGAATATTGCAGAACTTCAAGCTTATGGTTACTTTGCACTAATTGTATTTTTAGCAGTTGGACTCTATGGATATATATATCATTTATATTCAAAGAAGAAAAATGCTGATGGAGTTGACTATGAGCAGTATAGTAATATGGCACTACATGACGAGATAGATGATACTCCTGTAGCATCTGTCTCAGACGATAAAAAGAAATAG
- a CDS encoding c-type cytochrome: MLAIAGAISLVIITVFVVIKYVRQMQSDTAQGQLADEQWDGIGEYLNDVPMGWAIVFLLTMIWGMWYFTLGYPVNAYSQIGEYNEDTAAHNAKFEAKYATITGQRLVDMGKSVFLAECKVCHGLNADGIDGKAADLNVRLEAKSVKYAIENGSNNHLLGMEMPMPDRNGLFNSNTGALITDEEIEVVSKYVANGMSGAGADVFAGTCAACHGEDGKGMEYVAPSVATFSPELVTNILGHGKKGAIGKMPAFDRLNAKQKEAVGAYVTSLSE, translated from the coding sequence ATGCTTGCTATTGCAGGTGCTATATCACTTGTAATAATTACAGTTTTTGTTGTAATTAAGTATGTCCGTCAAATGCAATCAGACACTGCCCAAGGTCAGTTGGCTGATGAACAATGGGATGGAATAGGCGAATATTTAAATGATGTGCCAATGGGTTGGGCAATTGTATTTTTGCTTACAATGATTTGGGGTATGTGGTACTTTACATTGGGCTACCCTGTAAATGCATATTCACAAATTGGTGAGTATAATGAAGACACAGCTGCACATAACGCTAAATTTGAGGCTAAATACGCTACTATAACTGGTCAAAGGCTAGTTGATATGGGTAAGTCTGTCTTTTTAGCTGAATGTAAAGTATGCCACGGTTTGAATGCTGATGGTATCGATGGAAAAGCGGCAGATCTTAATGTAAGACTTGAAGCAAAGTCTGTAAAATATGCTATTGAAAATGGTTCAAACAATCACTTACTAGGGATGGAGATGCCAATGCCAGATCGTAATGGTCTATTTAATTCTAACACTGGCGCACTTATTACAGATGAAGAGATAGAAGTAGTATCTAAGTATGTAGCTAATGGCATGAGTGGTGCTGGTGCTGATGTGTTCGCTGGAACTTGTGCAGCTTGTCATGGTGAAGATGGTAAAGGTATGGAGTATGTGGCTCCAAGTGTTGCAACATTTAGCCCAGAACTTGTTACTAATATATTAGGCCATGGTAAAAAAGGCGCTATTGGTAAGATGCCGGCATTTGATAGACTTAATGCTAAGCAAAAAGAGGCTGTTGGCGCTTATGTCACTAGCTTAAGCGAATAA
- a CDS encoding DUF4006 family protein — protein MNENRGVFVLDGITGMLIATVLLLSILTVLTVWGLSVQNANMTNYYEIKDEKSIKMISKDNAKHVVDVK, from the coding sequence ATGAATGAGAATAGAGGTGTATTTGTTCTTGATGGTATAACTGGTATGTTAATAGCTACTGTTTTACTCCTAAGTATTCTTACTGTTTTAACAGTATGGGGCCTTAGTGTACAAAATGCTAACATGACTAATTATTATGAAATCAAAGACGAAAAATCCATCAAAATGATTAGCAAAGATAATGCTAAGCATGTTGTTGATGTGAAGTAA
- a CDS encoding FixH family protein translates to MKKSSGIIWPYAISISIIFIFGACVATIVVASKLPVEKSDTYMMDYQEADASANEIIEARIAFDKEYNVEYINEGLSLDNCTIKYRVTDKQNNPINDAKVKIVITRPNNHKHDQSLESFSVNDGIYSFESIKMPIEGRWDIMAKVNIGELERYYNIKADTRKDEIVEY, encoded by the coding sequence ATGAAAAAAAGTAGTGGAATAATATGGCCGTATGCGATTAGCATATCTATAATTTTTATATTTGGTGCTTGTGTTGCAACTATTGTAGTGGCAAGTAAGCTGCCAGTTGAGAAAAGTGACACATATATGATGGATTATCAAGAAGCTGATGCATCAGCAAATGAAATCATAGAAGCTCGCATAGCTTTTGATAAAGAGTACAATGTAGAGTACATAAATGAAGGCTTGAGCCTTGATAATTGCACCATAAAGTATAGGGTTACAGACAAACAAAACAACCCTATAAATGATGCGAAAGTAAAAATAGTTATAACGAGACCAAATAACCATAAGCACGATCAGTCACTAGAGTCTTTTAGTGTTAATGATGGCATCTATAGCTTTGAGTCTATAAAGATGCCAATAGAGGGTAGATGGGACATCATGGCTAAGGTAAATATTGGAGAGCTTGAGAGATACTACAATATAAAAGCAGATACTAGAAAAGATGAGATTGTAGAATATTAG
- a CDS encoding PD-(D/E)XK nuclease family protein, translating into MHNKTIILPTARAIRHELLQIEDQTLFLPNYISMSEFLSKLCIVKDMKMVDEDSRVLLLLEASNFSSFFALRIERNFFTFTKNSSYIFKFFQELSAEMYDINELDTSDVYAEYEEHISILQELYRRYEKLCLERGILDKIFLPKLYEFNSSYAKEHKDIELRAVGHITNFEFELLLKCCEYSNIKIIFDATKFNSKMQDRLGTITKIEFEIGYRYKISLNTKEIVEKEAIKQNKNIDCESFSQSLLQVAFAKKKVYDFIQKGYEAKNIAIVLPDESMAKHLRDFDKLGNLNFAMGEPFSTSLIYQKINASCMAIENPSEENKARLQRVGDEIYKELFSLYYKKTPEIDATKLLNFFLELCEVTCEQKKIYNEQVYLLKNILPSMRDMSVKSLISMFLQRLNSTALDDVRGGEVTVMGLLETRAISFDAVVILDFSDANVPKRSDKDMFLNTNIREMAGLPTMSDRENLQKYYYEMLINSANEVAICYVNSQESSPSRFLKYLGIKEQNRQTEQDYAEILFCEPREQIVPKEDEIKFAYSFKDVILSATKLKIFLTCKRRYYYKYIKEIRNHEIPKDMPAEHEIGTAVHEALKNLYTKKSSYTDLEELKKDLHKELDAVRGKSELDKYLIEMQKRRLETFCAFEIERFSDGYRVFVCEKELKTTYAGMKLMGTIDRIDIKDNTLEVLDYKTGSYPTFTAKNFSEATDFQLEFYYLLASQLKEVSSCGYYDLKEAKIVKESFLQEKLEILASHIKDLLMIEEINFELCEDVKHCQYCEYKIMCGRE; encoded by the coding sequence ATGCATAACAAAACAATTATTCTCCCAACAGCTCGTGCCATTCGCCACGAGTTACTTCAAATAGAAGATCAAACACTTTTTTTACCAAACTATATAAGCATGAGCGAATTTCTTTCAAAACTTTGTATCGTAAAAGATATGAAGATGGTAGATGAGGATAGCAGGGTTTTGCTTCTTTTAGAGGCATCAAACTTTAGCTCATTTTTCGCACTTCGCATAGAGAGAAACTTCTTTACCTTTACAAAAAACTCTTCATATATTTTTAAATTTTTTCAAGAGCTTAGTGCTGAGATGTATGATATAAATGAGCTTGATACCTCAGATGTTTACGCAGAGTATGAAGAGCACATTAGTATACTCCAAGAGTTGTATAGACGTTATGAAAAGCTCTGCTTAGAGCGAGGTATATTGGACAAAATATTTTTGCCAAAGCTTTATGAGTTTAACAGTTCTTATGCAAAAGAGCACAAAGATATAGAGCTAAGAGCGGTAGGTCATATAACTAATTTTGAGTTTGAACTACTGCTTAAATGCTGTGAGTATTCAAACATCAAGATCATTTTTGATGCAACGAAGTTTAACTCTAAGATGCAAGATAGATTAGGCACAATCACAAAAATAGAGTTTGAGATAGGATATAGATATAAAATCTCACTAAATACTAAAGAGATAGTAGAAAAAGAAGCCATCAAACAAAACAAAAATATAGATTGCGAGTCTTTTTCGCAAAGTTTATTGCAAGTGGCATTTGCAAAGAAAAAAGTATATGACTTTATCCAAAAAGGTTACGAGGCAAAAAATATTGCTATCGTTTTGCCAGATGAGAGTATGGCGAAGCACTTAAGAGATTTTGATAAGCTAGGTAACCTTAACTTTGCCATGGGAGAGCCATTTAGCACATCACTAATATACCAAAAGATAAATGCCTCATGTATGGCGATAGAAAATCCATCAGAGGAGAACAAGGCAAGGCTTCAAAGAGTTGGCGATGAGATATATAAAGAGCTCTTTAGCCTCTACTATAAAAAAACTCCTGAAATAGATGCTACTAAACTTCTGAACTTTTTTTTAGAGTTGTGCGAAGTTACATGTGAACAAAAAAAGATATATAATGAGCAGGTATATCTGCTAAAAAACATACTTCCAAGCATGAGGGATATGAGCGTCAAATCTTTGATATCCATGTTTTTACAAAGACTAAACAGCACAGCTCTTGATGATGTAAGAGGTGGAGAAGTTACTGTAATGGGGTTACTAGAGACTAGAGCCATTAGTTTTGACGCGGTTGTTATACTTGATTTTAGTGACGCAAATGTTCCAAAGAGAAGCGATAAAGACATGTTTTTAAACACAAACATAAGAGAGATGGCAGGCTTGCCAACTATGAGTGACAGAGAAAATCTGCAAAAATACTACTACGAGATGCTTATAAACTCAGCAAATGAGGTAGCCATCTGTTATGTAAACTCACAAGAGAGCTCACCATCAAGATTTTTAAAGTATCTTGGTATCAAAGAGCAAAATAGACAGACAGAACAAGACTATGCAGAGATACTCTTTTGTGAGCCTAGAGAGCAAATCGTGCCAAAAGAGGATGAGATAAAATTTGCTTACAGTTTTAAGGATGTAATACTCTCAGCCACAAAACTAAAAATATTTCTAACCTGTAAAAGAAGATATTACTACAAATATATAAAAGAGATTAGAAACCATGAGATCCCAAAAGATATGCCAGCTGAGCATGAGATAGGAACAGCTGTTCATGAAGCTCTAAAAAATCTATATACAAAAAAAAGCTCTTACACAGATTTAGAAGAGTTAAAAAAAGATTTGCACAAAGAGTTAGATGCAGTTCGTGGAAAAAGTGAGCTAGATAAGTATCTCATCGAGATGCAAAAGAGAAGATTAGAGACATTTTGTGCTTTTGAGATAGAGAGATTTAGTGATGGATATAGAGTCTTTGTTTGTGAGAAAGAGTTAAAAACTACATATGCTGGTATGAAGCTTATGGGAACTATAGACAGGATAGATATTAAAGACAACACCTTAGAAGTACTTGACTATAAAACAGGTTCATATCCTACATTTACAGCAAAAAACTTTAGCGAGGCAACTGACTTTCAACTAGAATTTTACTATCTTTTAGCTTCACAGCTAAAAGAAGTCAGCTCCTGCGGATATTATGATTTAAAAGAGGCAAAGATAGTAAAGGAGAGTTTTTTACAAGAGAAGTTAGAGATTTTAGCTTCACATATAAAAGATTTGCTAATGATAGAAGAGATAAACTTTGAGCTGTGCGAAGATGTAAAGCATTGCCAATATTGCGAATATAAAATCATGTGCGGTAGAGAGTGA
- a CDS encoding RecB-like helicase: MFKQNLAYEASAGSGKTFMLVVRYLSLLFLGAAPSKILALTFTNKAAFEMQERIVQTLEELESRGELDEIARVTGLRNEELLKNRDEILEKFLNSNSKIMTIDKFFSHILRKFSLYAALMPDFTTTGSQHELKLLSRFLKEVDVARKKDTLITLSLQSNKRLTDIFTLLDEFYIKQQELSHLEFKKQDFLHYEDVAMSHLESLREIVSRCKDASNTVINSVDAKSYEELLKKSWLGRESLEYRTFSKCFTPEMDVHLREIQEAIKAHTRAKEQNFFYSLSELTHIYEKAKKALYIEDSELGFNDVTILVYKILKEQIDSEFLYFRLDANIEHILLDEFQDTSILQYEILKPLIGEIVSGSGVKEDASFFFVGDVKQSIYRFRGGVSALFGEVVRECHTEVEPLLTNYRSQKNIIEFVNETFKDKIKNYAPQKTRQDADGGYVEVREREDILDATLAKTKELISLRGDINEIAILCATNGDGEVIKELLEEQDIEVVTETTTKLINQRSVKAVLEYLKYLYFEQDIYRHNFFALIQRDAQSIAKIDLKKTKLSQLIKGAIDKYRLFSDDFHLIRFMDTISAYDDIEALLFEYERLDISAAASDISGVRVLTIHKSKGLEYEHVIVMDRLKKAPPAREQIVYEYDGIKLRDVYLRVKARDELDAKYAEALAKEKTLVKEDSLNALYVAFTRAKESLCVISKLKDSSFEILELKAQTLGQEPGVNVLQKRDEQTSQMAYEFDFKEQYYGTQSDILKPEETLEEDLKAINFGIALHYMLEMMADFSLSSIADAKDMMLNKYGYTLEVDEIKEIESRVVKLIQSEEFTSQLGGEIYKEQAIRYKNNLRYIDLLIKQKDESYTVIDYKTSQSYTQNHKTQVKFYMEAIKEITKRKVKGYIVYLLDASLDAVLVEVS, encoded by the coding sequence ATGTTTAAGCAAAACCTAGCCTATGAGGCGAGCGCTGGAAGTGGTAAGACTTTTATGCTTGTAGTTCGTTATCTCTCTTTGCTTTTTTTAGGTGCCGCTCCTTCAAAAATCTTAGCACTCACTTTTACAAATAAAGCAGCTTTCGAGATGCAAGAGAGGATAGTACAAACCTTAGAAGAGCTAGAGAGTAGGGGCGAGTTAGATGAGATAGCAAGAGTTACAGGCTTAAGAAATGAAGAGCTACTAAAAAACAGAGATGAGATTTTAGAGAAGTTTTTAAACTCAAACTCTAAAATTATGACTATAGATAAGTTTTTCTCACACATCTTACGCAAGTTTTCGCTCTACGCAGCACTCATGCCAGACTTTACAACTACGGGCTCTCAACACGAGTTAAAGCTACTCTCACGCTTTTTAAAAGAGGTAGATGTTGCTAGAAAAAAAGATACGCTCATCACACTCTCACTTCAATCAAACAAGAGACTCACAGATATTTTTACACTTTTAGATGAGTTTTATATTAAGCAACAAGAACTCTCTCACCTAGAGTTTAAAAAACAAGATTTTTTACACTACGAAGATGTAGCTATGAGTCATTTAGAGAGCCTAAGAGAGATAGTGAGTAGATGCAAAGATGCTTCAAACACAGTTATAAACTCAGTAGATGCAAAGAGTTATGAGGAGCTACTAAAGAAGAGTTGGCTAGGTCGTGAGAGTCTTGAATATAGAACATTTTCAAAGTGTTTTACACCAGAGATGGATGTACATCTAAGAGAGATTCAAGAAGCTATAAAAGCACATACAAGAGCAAAAGAGCAGAACTTCTTTTACTCTTTAAGTGAACTTACACATATTTACGAAAAAGCGAAAAAAGCACTCTATATAGAAGATAGCGAGCTTGGTTTCAATGATGTCACAATCTTAGTTTATAAGATTTTAAAAGAGCAAATTGATAGTGAGTTTTTGTACTTTAGACTAGATGCAAACATAGAGCATATTCTTTTAGATGAGTTTCAAGATACTAGCATCTTACAGTATGAGATACTAAAACCACTTATTGGCGAGATAGTCTCAGGTAGCGGAGTAAAAGAAGATGCGAGCTTCTTTTTTGTAGGAGATGTTAAGCAGTCCATCTATAGATTTCGCGGTGGTGTGAGTGCTCTCTTTGGAGAGGTTGTGCGTGAGTGCCATACAGAGGTTGAACCACTTCTTACAAACTACAGATCTCAAAAAAATATCATAGAGTTTGTAAATGAGACATTTAAAGACAAGATAAAAAATTATGCCCCGCAAAAGACAAGACAAGACGCTGATGGCGGATATGTCGAAGTAAGAGAGAGAGAAGATATCTTAGATGCCACACTTGCTAAAACAAAAGAGCTAATATCTCTAAGAGGCGATATAAACGAGATAGCTATACTCTGTGCCACCAATGGTGATGGTGAAGTTATAAAGGAGCTTTTAGAAGAGCAAGATATAGAAGTAGTCACAGAGACTACAACAAAACTTATAAATCAAAGAAGTGTAAAAGCGGTTTTGGAGTACTTAAAGTATCTCTATTTTGAGCAAGATATCTATAGACACAACTTTTTTGCTCTTATCCAAAGAGATGCACAGAGTATCGCAAAAATAGATCTGAAAAAAACAAAACTATCGCAACTTATAAAAGGCGCTATAGATAAGTACAGACTATTTAGTGATGACTTTCACCTTATCCGCTTTATGGATACCATCAGCGCTTATGATGATATAGAGGCTTTGCTCTTTGAGTATGAGAGACTTGACATCAGTGCAGCGGCATCTGATATAAGTGGAGTAAGAGTCTTAACCATCCACAAGTCAAAAGGACTAGAGTACGAACATGTCATAGTTATGGATAGACTCAAAAAAGCACCACCTGCAAGAGAGCAAATAGTTTATGAGTATGATGGCATCAAGCTAAGAGATGTCTACCTAAGAGTAAAGGCTCGAGATGAGTTAGATGCAAAATATGCCGAGGCACTAGCAAAAGAGAAAACCTTAGTAAAAGAAGACAGTCTAAATGCTCTATATGTCGCTTTTACAAGGGCAAAGGAGAGTCTTTGCGTTATATCAAAACTAAAAGATTCTAGCTTTGAAATCTTAGAGTTAAAAGCACAAACTTTAGGGCAAGAGCCAGGCGTAAATGTGTTACAAAAAAGAGATGAGCAGACAAGCCAAATGGCTTATGAGTTTGACTTCAAAGAGCAATATTATGGAACTCAAAGCGATATTTTAAAACCAGAAGAGACGCTAGAGGAGGACTTAAAAGCCATCAATTTTGGTATAGCACTTCACTATATGCTTGAGATGATGGCAGATTTTTCACTGAGCAGTATAGCGGATGCAAAAGATATGATGCTAAACAAATATGGTTATACACTGGAAGTAGATGAGATAAAAGAGATAGAGAGTAGGGTAGTAAAGCTTATTCAAAGTGAAGAGTTTACCTCACAACTCGGCGGTGAAATCTACAAAGAACAAGCTATCCGCTATAAAAACAATCTTCGCTATATAGACCTGCTTATAAAACAAAAAGATGAGAGCTATACGGTTATAGATTACAAAACAAGCCAAAGTTATACACAAAACCATAAAACTCAAGTAAAGTTCTATATGGAAGCTATAAAAGAGATAACAAAGCGAAAAGTAAAGGGGTATATAGTTTACTTGCTAGATGCAAGTTTGGATGCAGTGCTTGTAGAGGTTAGTTAA
- the rd gene encoding rubredoxin, whose protein sequence is MKKYICDVCGWIYDPAVGDPDGDVAPGTAFEDIPDDWVCPECGVSKEDFSPYDGD, encoded by the coding sequence ATGAAAAAATATATTTGCGATGTTTGTGGGTGGATTTACGATCCAGCAGTTGGTGATCCTGATGGGGACGTAGCTCCGGGGACTGCATTTGAAGATATTCCTGATGATTGGGTTTGTCCAGAGTGTGGGGTGTCAAAAGAGGATTTCTCTCCTTATGATGGAGACTAA
- a CDS encoding LysE family translocator → MLSFFEGFLLGLGAAVPLGPINILIMNEAIKEYKSAVMIGLGAMSSDVIYLFLIMLGLVAFFNQYYVLNSLSFFGAIFLIYLAYAIFKSRNERQKTSSIYKKSSYSKLYIKGLTLTFVNPYSIGFWLSVSGFVASKELEMFVTLFGMLSAIALWIIIMPYLVHKSKHRISSRVSYWINIVSAVILLGFGLTMFLNLFSQMEF, encoded by the coding sequence ATACTATCTTTCTTTGAAGGATTTTTACTCGGACTTGGTGCTGCAGTTCCACTAGGTCCGATCAACATTCTTATAATGAATGAAGCTATAAAAGAGTACAAGAGTGCTGTAATGATAGGTCTTGGAGCTATGAGTTCTGATGTTATATATCTCTTTTTAATCATGCTTGGACTCGTGGCTTTTTTCAATCAGTATTATGTACTAAACTCTCTCTCTTTTTTTGGAGCTATTTTTCTAATCTATCTAGCTTATGCTATTTTTAAAAGTAGAAATGAGAGGCAAAAAACTAGTAGTATTTATAAAAAAAGCAGTTACTCAAAACTCTATATAAAAGGGTTGACTCTAACCTTTGTAAACCCATACAGCATAGGTTTTTGGTTAAGTGTTTCAGGTTTTGTAGCATCAAAAGAGCTAGAGATGTTTGTCACTCTCTTTGGAATGCTTAGTGCAATAGCACTTTGGATAATCATCATGCCATATCTGGTTCACAAGAGTAAACATAGGATATCATCAAGAGTCTCTTACTGGATTAACATTGTCTCAGCAGTGATTTTGTTGGGTTTTGGACTGACAATGTTTCTTAATCTTTTCTCGCAAATGGAGTTTTAA
- the rplM gene encoding 50S ribosomal protein L13, with protein MKFTKIATPEQIDQKWILIDADGKTFGRMITEVATILRGKNKPCYTPNIDCGDFVVIINASKAKFNGLGKVANKEYFSHSGYFGSTKSVKMTELLEKNPEKLYKLATRGMLPKTKLGAKMLKKLKIYAGDTHPHTAQIAK; from the coding sequence ATGAAATTTACAAAAATTGCAACTCCTGAACAAATCGATCAAAAATGGATTTTGATTGATGCAGATGGTAAAACTTTCGGTCGTATGATTACAGAAGTAGCTACTATACTTCGCGGTAAAAATAAACCTTGTTATACTCCAAATATTGATTGTGGTGACTTCGTAGTTATCATTAACGCTTCTAAAGCTAAGTTTAATGGACTTGGTAAAGTGGCAAACAAAGAGTACTTTTCACATTCTGGTTACTTCGGTAGCACAAAGAGCGTTAAAATGACTGAGCTTTTAGAAAAAAATCCAGAGAAACTATACAAACTAGCTACTCGCGGTATGCTTCCTAAAACTAAGCTTGGTGCTAAAATGCTTAAAAAATTAAAAATTTATGCAGGTGATACTCATCCACACACTGCACAAATAGCAAAGTAA
- the rpsI gene encoding 30S ribosomal protein S9, with amino-acid sequence MAKIYATGRRKASIAKVWLTPGTGNITINGLSLDAWLGGLEAKKLRVKQPLALSKQESSVDITATTLGGGFGGQADALRHAISRALVSFDPAIKAILKPAGMMTRDARVVERKKPGKRKARRSRQFSKR; translated from the coding sequence ATGGCAAAAATTTATGCAACAGGACGCCGTAAAGCGTCAATCGCAAAAGTATGGTTAACTCCAGGAACAGGCAACATCACTATCAATGGCCTTTCACTAGATGCATGGCTTGGTGGACTTGAAGCTAAGAAACTTCGTGTTAAACAACCACTTGCTCTATCAAAGCAAGAGAGTTCAGTTGATATCACTGCTACTACTTTAGGTGGTGGTTTTGGTGGTCAAGCAGATGCACTTCGTCACGCTATATCTCGTGCCTTGGTCTCTTTTGATCCAGCGATAAAAGCTATATTAAAACCAGCTGGCATGATGACTCGTGATGCAAGAGTTGTTGAGCGTAAGAAACCAGGTAAGCGTAAAGCTCGTCGTTCTCGCCAATTCTCTAAGCGTTAA